The DNA window GCTTTCGGGCCGAGGTTGACGGTGGCGACCTCGTAGTCGCCACCGCCGGACGGATACGCGTGCACGTTCTGCCGGTAACTGGCGACCACCGTCACCATCACGACCGCGACCGCGAGCGTCACCCAGGGCGAATAGACGTAGGCGGCGGCGCCGGCGATCGAGAGCGTCAGGAGGATCTCGTCGGGGGCGTACGCCACGCTGGAGAGCGCGTCGCTGGCGAACACCGGCAGGGCGATCCGCTTGGGCAGCAGCGTGTGCTGAAGCTTGTCCGAGCGGAACGGCCGGCCGAGAAGCAGCCGCTTGGCTAGAGAGGTGGTACTTGCCACGAGTGCCAAGGGTACGGCCGGACGTTGATCCGCGTATGCCGCCCCGGACACCGGAGCCGAGGAGCACATGGCAGGCTCACAGAGGTCGGTAGTCGATGGGAGGGCATGAACCGTGCACGTGGTGATCATGGGGTGCGGCAGGCTCGGTTCCACGCTGGCCCAGAAGCTGGACGCGCAGGGACACCACGTCGCCGTCATCGACCAGAACGCTGACGCGTTCCGGCGTCTCGGCGACGGTTTCGGCGGTGTCACCGTCAACGGCATCGGCTTCGACCGGGACGTGCTGCGGGCCGCCGGCATCGAGCGGGCGGACGCGTTCGCCGCCGTCTCCAGCGGTGACAATTCCAACATCATCTCGGCCCGGCTGGCCCGGGAGACGTTCGGGGTGTCCCGGGTGGTGGCCCGGATCTACGACTCCCGGCGGGCCCAGGTCTACGAGCGGCTCGGCATCGCCACCATCGCGACCATCCGGTGGGCCGCCGACCGGATGTTCCGGTTCCTGGTCCCCGAGGACCGGGTCGAGGTGTTCCGGGACCCCACGAGCGTGGTCAGCATCGTGGAGACCCCGCTGCACCGGGACTGGGTCGGCAAGCAGGTGCGGGCGCTGGAGGAGCGTACCGGCGCCCGGGTCGCCTATCTGATGCGCTTCGGGATGGGCGCCCTGGCCCAGCCCTCCACCGTGCTGCAGGACGGCGACCAGGTCTTCATGCTGGTCACCGACGAGACCGTCGGAAGTGTCCTGGACCTCGCGCAGGGCGCCGACAAGGAAGGGCACTGACCATGCGGATCGCCATCGCCGGGGCCGGCAACGTCGGCCGGTCGATCGCTCAGGAGCTGATCGGCAACGGGCACGAGGTGATGCTCATCGAGCGGCAGCCGCGGCAGCTCTGCCCGGAACGGGTGCCGCAGGCCCGCTGGGTGCTCGCCGACGCCTGCGAGATGAGCAGCCTCGAGGAGGCCGACCTGGCCTCCTGCGACGTGGTGGTGGCCGCTACCGGCGACGACAAGGCCAACCTGGTGGTGTCGCTGCTCGCCAAGACCGAGTTCGCGGTCGGCCGGGTGGTGGCCCGGGTGAACCGCGCCGAGAACGAGTGGCTCTTCACCGAGCAGTGGGGCGTCGACGTGGCGGTCAGCAAGCCGCGCCTGATGGCCGCGCTGGTCGAGGAGGCGGTGACGGTCGGCGACCTGGTCCGGCTCATGACGTTCCGGCAGGGCGAGGCGAACCTTGTGGAGATCACGCTGCCGCGCGACGCGCCGTACGAGGGTCAGCCCATCCGCGACGTGCCGATGCCCCGGGACGCGGCCCTGGTCGCGATCCTGCGCGGCAAGCGGGTCATGGTGCCGACGCCGGACGACCCGCTGGAGGCCGGTGACGAGCTGATCTTCGTCTGCACCAGCGAGGTGGAGGAGCAGATCCGGGCCGTGGTGCTCGGCGCCGCGGCCTGATCCGCCTAGACGGCGGCGGCCTCGCGTTTCTGTGCGCTGGTGATCCGGTGGATGGCCCACGCCGTGAAGGCGAAGGTGCCGGCGTAGAGCGGCCAGCTCACCAGGATCCGGACGATGCCGATCGCGTTCGCCGCGTCCATCGCGTAGAGGTAGAACTGGATGCCGGCGCGCACGCAGAGCGACGCCACCCAGAGCAGCGTGAGCCACTGGAAGGCGCGGAACAGCCGGGCGTTGCCGAACCAGTCCTGATGCCCCTTGTTCGCCATGATCCCCCAGGCGTAACCGATCAGCGGCTTGCGCACGAAGACCGAGACCAGCAGCACCGCGGCCTGGCCGAAGGTGAGCAGGATGCCCGGCAGGTAGAAGTTCTTCGCGTCGCCGGTGCGCCAGGCCAGCCAGGCGCCGAGCGCGATGCCGAACAAGCCGTTCACCGCGTGCCGGACCGGCTGCCTGCGGGCCAGCCGGAACCCGCCGATGGCAAGCGCCGTGGCGACCGAGCCGATGATCGCCCAGAGCAGCGCCTGACGTTTCTCCAGACCGGCCACCGAGTCGCCGAGCAGCACGTTGAGCATCACGAACGCGAGCACCGGGAGGCTCGACTCGATGAGGCCGCGCACACCGCCGAGCTGCTCGGCGATCTGCTCGCTCATCGACGGGAGGGCGTCCTCCTCCGCGTCCTTCGCTGAGGGCACCGGGTGGAGATCGTGCTCGGCGACGATCTCCTCAGCGATCCGCTCCTCGACCGACTCGTGCGCGGCGTGGCGCGGCTCGCTGCCATTCACCGGGGCGCCTCCAGCTCGTAGTACGGGTTGTAGATCACCTTACGGTCGTCCCGGATCGCTATCCGGCCGCGAGCGGTGAGCTGGCGCCCCGGCTCGATGCCGGGGATCGACCGGCGACCCAGGAACACCAGCGTGACCACGTCGCTGCCGTCCCAGAGGTCGGCTTCCAGCGTGGGCAGGTTGGTGCGAGGAGTGTACGCCACCGTCCGCAACCGGCCGGACACCGAAACGACCTGCCCGCGCCGGCAGGCGCCGGCCGGGACCGCGCCGCACTTGGCGCTGTCCCGCTGCAGCTCTTCGGCATCCAGCTCGGAGTCGCTGGCGGTGAGGCGGTTGAGGAAACCGCGAAGACCGGTGGTCATGACTCCCACGGTACGTCAGGCGGGCGCGTCGGCTTGACCTTGCTGCGCCATCTCCTTGGGCAGCCGCATCGGCAGCGGCTCACGGACCGGGCGGGGCTCGTTGTCGCGGACCACGACGAGGCCGGAGAGCACCTCGCCGAGCACGCCCTCGCGGCCCGGATCGGCGGCCGCGGCGCCCTGGTAGAGCGCGCGGATCATCCAGCGCGGGCCGTCCACACCGACGAAACGGACGTCGGCCGGGCCCTCCGGGGTGGTGACCCGGGCGCGCAGCTCGGTCCCGTACTTACCGGTGACCTCCTGCGGCGCGACACCGTCCGAGGTCATCGCCGCGACGATCTCGGCACGGACCTCGTCCCAGATGCCCTCGGTCTTCGGCGCCGCGAAGACGCCCAGCTGCAGCGCGCTCTCGCCGTCGACGAGCACCACCTGCTCGACGCCGCCCTCGGGGTTGGCCTGGACCCGGACCTCGACGCCCTCGATCGCGGGGATCTGCAGGCTGCCCAGGTCGAGCCGCTGCACACCCTCCGGGGCGTGCTTGGCGTCCCAGGGGCCGGACTCGGGCGCGGGTGCCTCCCCGCCCGCGGCCAGGCTGCTCGCGAGCGCCGCGGAGGGCGGCGCGTCGGCCGCACGGACGTGCTTCGCGGCATCGCGCTTACGGGAGAACATCACTGCCACCTTCCGTTTCAGTCCTGCTTGTCGTGCCCGGCCAGCTCTGCGTGACCGCCGGTCGAGCCGTGCCCACCGGCGCCCCGCGCGGTGTCGTCGAGCGTGTCCACGAGGTGGAACACCGCCCGCTCCACCCGCTGGACCACGAGCTGGGCGATCCGGTCGCCACGGGAGATCTTGACGGTGTTCTCCCGATCGTGATTGATCAGGTTCACCAGAATCTCGCCCCGGTAACCGGCGTCGACCGTACCGGGCGCGTTGAGGACCGTCACCCCGAGGCGAGCGGCGAGACCGGAACGAGGATGGACCAGCCCGACGAAACCGTCCGGCAGGGCGATCGCCAGGCCGGTCCGGACCTTCACGCGGGCGCCCGGGGCGATCTCGGCCTCCTCGGCGGCGACCAGGTCGGCGCCGGCGTCACCGTGATGCGCGTACGCCGGCAGGGGCAGATCGGGGTCGAGCAGGCGGACCTGGACGACGGGGTCAGTCACGTCGAGCCTTCCTGACGGGTCAACCGGGCGCACTTACCCTGCCATCCTGCCGCGCCGGGCATCGGAGGCGCGCCGTACCCTTCGAGGGTGACACCCGAGTCCCCGGCCCGCACCCGCGCGGCCCATCGCGAACGGCTCAGCCTCCCGTGGTGGGCCTGGCCCGCCGCGCTGCTCTCGGGCACCATCCTCGCCGCTGAGCTGACGTTCGGCCTGCCGGACATCCCCTGGTGGCTCCCGTTCGTGGTGCTGGTGCCGCTGAGCGTCCTGCTGCTCCTCCCGCTGAACCGGCTGCGGATCGCCGTCACGCCGACCGAGTTCCAGGTCGACGACGCCCGGCTGCCGGTCGCGGTGATCTCGGACGTGGTGGCGCTGGACGCGGCCGGCAAGCGGGAGGCGCTCGGCGTCGGCGCCCACCCGTTCGCGTTCGTGGTGCAACGCCCGTGGATCTCCACGGCCGTGCAGGTGGTCCTCGACGACCCGGCCGACCCCACGCCGTACTGGGTGGTCAGCACCCGCAAGCCGGTCGAGCTCGCGACGGTGCTGCTCGAGGTCAGCCGCCGAGAGCGGGCGGAGCAGTCTTCCTGAGGTCCGCGCGGACCTTGTCGCCGACCGCGCGGGTGGCCCGCCGGTTCAGGTAACTGGCGACCGCCGCGCCGGTGAGCATCGGGCCCATCGTGGTCAGGTTCCGGCCGAACCGCTTCAGCAGGGTCTTCTGCAGCTCCTTGCGGGCGGCGGTGCCGAGCACCGCGGCCACGCCCACGCCGGGCAGCATCGGGTTCACCCCGCGCTGGCCGGACCAGGACTCGACGAGCTTCATGGCCCGCTCGGGCACCCCGCCGTCGATCGGCTGCCGGTACACGGCGTGCAGCTCCCCGATCAGCTTGATCTCGATGGCGACCACGGCGACCGTCTCGGCGGCGAGCAGGACCGGGGCGGAGAGCAGCGTCGGCGTCGCCACCCACTCGACCGAGGCGACCCCGCCGCCCGCCGCGCCCACCCCGGCGGTGGCCCGGGCGGCGTTGCGGATCAGGCGCTCGGCGAGCTCCTCGTCGTCCAGCCCGGGGAAGTGCCGGCGCAGCGTCTCCAGGTCGCGGACCGGGATGCGCGGCGCCACGTCGACCACCGCGTCGGCCATCCAGCGCAGCGCGGCCCTGGGCCGGAACAGGCGGCCCACACCGCGGTCGCGCACCTCGTCCACGAGGCGGCCCAGCAGTTGCCGGCGGCCGGCCGGCTCCAGCTCGTCCGAGGTCAGGGCCGCGACGGTGCGGCCCAGTTCGACATCGGAACCGGGTTGTGCGAATTTATCCGTTATTTCGTTTTTGTCTGGCGAGTCACGGACAGCG is part of the Actinoplanes missouriensis 431 genome and encodes:
- a CDS encoding DUF3159 domain-containing protein, whose amino-acid sequence is MNGSEPRHAAHESVEERIAEEIVAEHDLHPVPSAKDAEEDALPSMSEQIAEQLGGVRGLIESSLPVLAFVMLNVLLGDSVAGLEKRQALLWAIIGSVATALAIGGFRLARRQPVRHAVNGLFGIALGAWLAWRTGDAKNFYLPGILLTFGQAAVLLVSVFVRKPLIGYAWGIMANKGHQDWFGNARLFRAFQWLTLLWVASLCVRAGIQFYLYAMDAANAIGIVRILVSWPLYAGTFAFTAWAIHRITSAQKREAAAV
- the dut gene encoding dUTP diphosphatase, whose amino-acid sequence is MTDPVVQVRLLDPDLPLPAYAHHGDAGADLVAAEEAEIAPGARVKVRTGLAIALPDGFVGLVHPRSGLAARLGVTVLNAPGTVDAGYRGEILVNLINHDRENTVKISRGDRIAQLVVQRVERAVFHLVDTLDDTARGAGGHGSTGGHAELAGHDKQD
- a CDS encoding potassium channel family protein, with translation MHVVIMGCGRLGSTLAQKLDAQGHHVAVIDQNADAFRRLGDGFGGVTVNGIGFDRDVLRAAGIERADAFAAVSSGDNSNIISARLARETFGVSRVVARIYDSRRAQVYERLGIATIATIRWAADRMFRFLVPEDRVEVFRDPTSVVSIVETPLHRDWVGKQVRALEERTGARVAYLMRFGMGALAQPSTVLQDGDQVFMLVTDETVGSVLDLAQGADKEGH
- a CDS encoding DUF3093 domain-containing protein; this translates as MTPESPARTRAAHRERLSLPWWAWPAALLSGTILAAELTFGLPDIPWWLPFVVLVPLSVLLLLPLNRLRIAVTPTEFQVDDARLPVAVISDVVALDAAGKREALGVGAHPFAFVVQRPWISTAVQVVLDDPADPTPYWVVSTRKPVELATVLLEVSRRERAEQSS
- a CDS encoding potassium channel family protein: MTMRIAIAGAGNVGRSIAQELIGNGHEVMLIERQPRQLCPERVPQARWVLADACEMSSLEEADLASCDVVVAATGDDKANLVVSLLAKTEFAVGRVVARVNRAENEWLFTEQWGVDVAVSKPRLMAALVEEAVTVGDLVRLMTFRQGEANLVEITLPRDAPYEGQPIRDVPMPRDAALVAILRGKRVMVPTPDDPLEAGDELIFVCTSEVEEQIRAVVLGAAA
- a CDS encoding DUF3710 domain-containing protein, with amino-acid sequence MFSRKRDAAKHVRAADAPPSAALASSLAAGGEAPAPESGPWDAKHAPEGVQRLDLGSLQIPAIEGVEVRVQANPEGGVEQVVLVDGESALQLGVFAAPKTEGIWDEVRAEIVAAMTSDGVAPQEVTGKYGTELRARVTTPEGPADVRFVGVDGPRWMIRALYQGAAAADPGREGVLGEVLSGLVVVRDNEPRPVREPLPMRLPKEMAQQGQADAPA
- a CDS encoding OB-fold nucleic acid binding domain-containing protein, producing the protein MTTGLRGFLNRLTASDSELDAEELQRDSAKCGAVPAGACRRGQVVSVSGRLRTVAYTPRTNLPTLEADLWDGSDVVTLVFLGRRSIPGIEPGRQLTARGRIAIRDDRKVIYNPYYELEAPR